A single Chryseobacterium sp. DNA region contains:
- the dusB gene encoding tRNA dihydrouridine synthase DusB, with protein MIKIGNIELPEFPLLLAPMEDVSDPPFRRLCKMHGADLMYSEFISSEGLIRDAIKSRKKLDIFDYERPVGIQIFGGDEEAMAMSARIVETVNPDLVDINFGCPVKKVVCKGAGAGVLKDIDLMVRLTKAVVTSTHLPVTVKTRLGWDSTCINIDEVAERLQETGIKALTIHARTRAQMYKGEADWEHISRIKQNPNIEIPIFGNGDIDSPEKALEYKQKYACDGIMIGRAAIGYPWIFNEIKHFFKTGEHLPAPTVADRLLAVRQHAEWSAEWKGERLGLIEMRQHYSNYFRGVPHFKEFRKKFLEVFTLEEMDSLIKETQQFYEEYQEQV; from the coding sequence ATGATAAAAATAGGCAATATAGAACTGCCGGAATTTCCACTTTTGCTGGCTCCGATGGAAGACGTTAGTGATCCTCCGTTCAGACGTTTGTGTAAAATGCATGGTGCAGATCTGATGTATTCGGAATTTATTTCTTCTGAAGGCTTAATTCGTGATGCTATCAAAAGCCGTAAGAAACTGGATATCTTTGATTATGAAAGACCAGTCGGAATACAGATCTTTGGTGGGGATGAAGAGGCAATGGCTATGTCTGCAAGAATTGTAGAAACGGTAAATCCTGATTTAGTGGACATCAATTTTGGATGTCCTGTAAAAAAAGTGGTTTGCAAAGGCGCCGGCGCCGGGGTTCTGAAAGATATTGATCTTATGGTCCGTCTTACAAAAGCAGTGGTAACGTCTACTCATTTGCCTGTAACGGTTAAAACCCGTTTAGGCTGGGACAGCACCTGCATCAATATTGATGAAGTAGCAGAACGTCTGCAGGAAACAGGAATCAAAGCTCTTACCATACATGCCAGAACCCGTGCCCAAATGTATAAAGGAGAAGCGGACTGGGAGCATATTTCAAGAATCAAGCAAAATCCTAATATCGAAATTCCGATTTTTGGAAACGGAGATATCGATTCTCCTGAAAAAGCATTGGAATATAAACAAAAATATGCCTGTGACGGCATTATGATCGGACGTGCAGCCATTGGTTATCCCTGGATATTTAACGAGATTAAACATTTCTTTAAAACAGGTGAGCATTTACCTGCGCCAACAGTAGCTGACCGATTATTAGCCGTACGCCAACATGCAGAATGGAGTGCGGAATGGAAAGGGGAAAGGTTAGGATTGATCGAAATGAGACAGCATTACAGCAACTATTTCCGTGGTGTTCCCCATTTCAAAGAGTTTAGAAAAAAATTCCTGGAAGTTTTCACACTTGAGGAAATGGACAGCTTAATCAAAGAAACACAACAGTTCTATGAAGAATATCAGGAACAGGTATAA
- the deoC gene encoding deoxyribose-phosphate aldolase — protein sequence MNIAQYLDSTYLKTPEQSGISNEETLQKDKELAQEAIDNGIFAVMIRPDYVSEIKKYLQERNSNVAVGTVIGFHEGTYSVDDKLAEASKAIEDGADELDFVINYNAYLEGNIELVKNEFVKGTQLGLDHHKVVKWIIEIAALTDAQIADLTRNISNWAEEHFTENDFPHIFIKSSTGFYTTADGRPNGATFEGVHIMLEHAGRLPVKAAGGVRTPEDAEKMINMGVKRIGTSSALALLKNQSTSEGY from the coding sequence ATGAACATAGCCCAATATTTGGATTCAACTTACTTAAAAACACCTGAACAATCAGGAATCTCAAATGAAGAAACCCTTCAGAAAGATAAAGAACTGGCTCAGGAAGCTATCGATAACGGTATTTTTGCTGTGATGATCCGTCCGGATTATGTATCAGAGATCAAAAAATATCTTCAGGAAAGAAATTCAAATGTTGCAGTGGGAACTGTAATCGGTTTTCATGAAGGAACGTATTCAGTGGATGATAAGCTTGCAGAAGCTTCAAAAGCAATTGAAGACGGCGCAGATGAACTTGATTTTGTTATTAATTACAATGCCTATCTTGAGGGAAATATAGAACTGGTAAAAAACGAATTTGTGAAAGGAACCCAGTTGGGGCTGGATCATCACAAAGTAGTTAAATGGATTATTGAAATTGCTGCTTTAACAGATGCACAGATCGCAGATCTTACCAGGAATATTTCTAACTGGGCTGAAGAACATTTCACAGAAAATGACTTCCCCCATATTTTTATAAAATCTTCAACCGGTTTCTATACTACAGCTGATGGAAGACCAAACGGAGCTACCTTCGAAGGAGTACATATTATGCTTGAGCACGCAGGAAGACTACCTGTGAAAGCAGCCGGAGGAGTAAGAACTCCGGAAGATGCTGAAAAAATGATCAATATGGGGGTGAAGAGAATTGGAACCTCTTCAGCATTGGCATTACTTAAAAATCAATCTACATCAGAAGGATATTAA
- a CDS encoding Lrp/AsnC ligand binding domain-containing protein: protein MKNSSNTSYHLDSIDKEIIYMLMDNAKTSLAHISKNVGISTTAVHQRIKKLEHAGVIENSISFLNPKKIGYKVISYIGVFLDQPSHYPEVVKSLYDINEVVEAHYTTGNYTIFLKVLCKDNDHLMLILSKLQKLKGVTRTETFISLEQSINRQLKV, encoded by the coding sequence ATGAAAAATTCGAGCAACACAAGTTATCATTTAGATTCGATCGACAAAGAGATTATTTACATGTTGATGGATAATGCTAAAACGTCCTTAGCACACATTTCAAAAAATGTTGGAATCTCTACAACAGCAGTACATCAAAGAATCAAAAAACTGGAGCACGCGGGAGTTATTGAAAACTCAATTTCATTCCTTAATCCTAAAAAAATCGGATATAAGGTGATCTCCTATATCGGGGTATTTTTGGACCAGCCAAGCCATTACCCGGAAGTAGTGAAGTCTTTGTATGATATTAATGAGGTGGTAGAAGCCCATTATACAACCGGAAATTATACAATTTTCTTAAAAGTCCTATGCAAAGACAATGATCATTTGATGCTGATTTTAAGCAAGCTTCAAAAGCTGAAAGGAGTGACAAGAACAGAAACATTTATATCTCTAGAACAAAGTATTAATAGACAATTGAAAGTATAA
- a CDS encoding endonuclease — translation MELFSFYNVENLFLPDPKPVHKLDPTRSGLRNWDEKRYKNKIFKISHAFQLMKEENGVMPFVIGLSEVSGRKVLEDLVMMEPFNSEYGIVHYNSMDERKVDVAMLYDKNKVEVIDSEAITFFFEISNKNKENYDTTRDVLFSKIKYKGEIINVFIAHLPSKREKDINKPKRSFILNEIRQRIMKIVADDKEHVILCGDFNENPDDENLVKILYDNDHEKVLMNPFYELFSLRNYSTFHYKSGLLYDQIIMSKSFLDDRTLSFQEASIFNSEKLSSRTRTFEGRPFRTYAGTRYLGGYSDHFPVFVKFKNLP, via the coding sequence ATGGAATTGTTCTCTTTTTATAATGTTGAAAATTTATTTTTACCCGATCCGAAACCTGTCCATAAATTAGATCCTACCCGGTCAGGATTAAGGAATTGGGATGAAAAGAGATATAAAAACAAGATTTTTAAGATCTCACACGCATTTCAGCTGATGAAGGAGGAAAATGGTGTAATGCCATTTGTAATAGGACTTTCTGAAGTTTCCGGCAGGAAAGTTTTAGAAGACCTTGTTATGATGGAGCCTTTTAATTCTGAGTATGGAATTGTACATTACAATTCTATGGATGAAAGAAAGGTGGATGTAGCCATGTTATATGATAAAAATAAAGTGGAGGTTATCGATTCTGAAGCCATTACTTTCTTTTTTGAAATATCAAATAAAAACAAAGAAAATTACGACACAACCAGGGACGTACTTTTTTCTAAAATTAAATATAAAGGGGAAATTATTAATGTCTTTATCGCCCATCTTCCCTCCAAGCGAGAAAAAGATATCAATAAACCCAAAAGATCCTTTATATTAAATGAGATCCGGCAGCGGATCATGAAAATTGTAGCTGATGATAAGGAGCATGTTATATTGTGTGGTGATTTTAACGAAAACCCGGATGATGAAAATTTAGTAAAAATTCTCTACGACAATGATCATGAGAAGGTTTTGATGAACCCTTTTTATGAGTTGTTTTCCCTAAGAAATTATTCTACTTTTCATTACAAATCTGGATTGCTGTATGATCAGATCATCATGTCAAAATCATTTCTTGATGATAGAACATTAAGCTTTCAGGAGGCGAGTATATTTAACTCTGAAAAATTAAGCAGCAGAACCAGAACGTTTGAGGGCAGGCCCTTCCGAACTTATGCCGGCACGCGGTATTTAGGCGGATACAGCGATCATTTCCCGGTTTTTGTTAAGTTTAAGAACTTACCTTAA
- the trmD gene encoding tRNA (guanosine(37)-N1)-methyltransferase TrmD produces the protein MRIDIISVLPELMESPFKTSILKRAMDKGLAEVHFHHLRDWAVNKHRQIDDEPYGGGAGMVMMVEPLDKCISELKSQRNYDEVIYLTPDGITLNQKIANSLSIKENLIFLCGHYKGIDQRVRDLHITKEISIGDYVLTGGELAACVLADSIIRLLPGVLNDEQSALTDSFQDDLLSPPIYTRPESYKGLEVPKILLSGNFGKIEEWRHDEAVRITKEKRPDLL, from the coding sequence ATGAGAATTGATATAATAAGCGTACTTCCGGAACTGATGGAAAGTCCGTTTAAAACTTCTATTTTGAAGAGAGCGATGGATAAAGGACTGGCAGAAGTACATTTTCATCATTTGAGAGACTGGGCTGTCAATAAGCACAGGCAAATTGATGATGAGCCCTACGGAGGCGGAGCAGGAATGGTAATGATGGTGGAGCCGCTGGATAAATGTATTTCAGAACTTAAGTCTCAAAGAAACTATGATGAGGTGATTTACCTGACGCCCGATGGGATCACTTTAAATCAGAAGATTGCCAATTCCCTTTCCATAAAAGAAAATCTGATCTTTCTGTGCGGACATTATAAAGGGATAGACCAAAGGGTAAGAGACCTTCATATTACAAAGGAAATCTCAATAGGGGATTACGTTCTTACGGGAGGGGAGCTGGCGGCATGTGTTCTCGCTGATTCCATTATAAGATTGCTTCCCGGAGTTTTGAATGATGAACAAAGTGCCTTAACAGACAGTTTTCAGGATGATCTGCTCTCTCCGCCCATCTATACAAGACCCGAAAGTTATAAAGGATTAGAGGTTCCTAAGATTTTGCTGAGCGGAAATTTTGGCAAAATTGAAGAATGGCGCCATGATGAGGCCGTGAGAATTACTAAGGAAAAACGTCCCGATTTACTTTAA